The following are encoded together in the Burkholderiaceae bacterium DAT-1 genome:
- a CDS encoding S1 family peptidase: MHTVSWFGRLVYTLAVFMNIALAAPIDATRLRENGPERAGVVLNGTPVRIRPDADAPIVTDLFPRTSVIVRDSSRPGWMRLSSVTRYERIPDVTLKDGEASQIPDGGKPRRQWGRKVQTPMEGYIPASSVMPGDGVANLPLAADELVPLPSVWQSLGVRETRFVPVHPEQPPFSNIVRIEVSLLHGSKWDVMQYCSGALALRRDIVLTAGHCIDRQFIRRKAGETLVNDEAIKIEVFIRERGEVKLFSVARSRFSDHEEGDWAILWLGRPVDASITPLQLASPGSWLTMPRLELLTAGYSGDLYGVKQATAGTIDLPDLDRCRTGTHSMVRTEVGFQFVSGRDEDEVCTAFAGNSGGPLLLWNADAQAYQIVALYVSGPRPDETNQLLTRGLRDQLDRLSQTLQLAYPSDLKTVPGIGRVRTTLANMTSGINTFHWILARDLIAVLKKEGIADVQGDYDQIRQALQPLSSFSALRGDQPWPNLLSWMSKDFVALVQSDKWARKWIKRGGTQAPWSIGDTLHTLPDKLARDGAWFVYFDQCGLIPEEQFIGHEASTIARCQGEQSNLGSEIRIRLQGEDAYLVLRDDAEARVVYVVRRLLTSVKH, translated from the coding sequence GTGCATACAGTGAGTTGGTTTGGGCGGCTGGTGTATACGCTTGCCGTGTTCATGAATATTGCGCTCGCTGCGCCAATCGACGCTACGCGATTGCGGGAGAATGGGCCTGAACGTGCAGGGGTCGTGTTGAATGGCACGCCGGTGAGGATACGTCCGGATGCCGATGCCCCGATTGTGACGGATCTCTTTCCTCGTACCTCGGTAATCGTTCGAGACAGTAGTCGTCCCGGATGGATGCGTTTGTCGAGCGTAACTCGCTATGAGCGGATACCTGATGTCACATTGAAGGATGGAGAAGCGAGTCAGATTCCGGATGGGGGTAAGCCAAGGCGTCAGTGGGGACGCAAAGTGCAGACGCCCATGGAGGGTTACATCCCTGCATCGAGTGTGATGCCTGGCGATGGCGTGGCGAACCTGCCGCTGGCCGCGGATGAGCTGGTGCCATTGCCATCTGTGTGGCAGTCACTCGGGGTGCGCGAGACGCGATTTGTGCCTGTCCATCCTGAGCAACCGCCTTTTAGCAATATTGTTCGCATTGAAGTGAGTTTATTGCATGGGAGCAAGTGGGACGTCATGCAATATTGCAGCGGTGCGCTGGCGCTGCGCCGCGATATTGTGCTGACCGCCGGGCATTGTATTGATCGCCAGTTTATCCGGCGTAAGGCAGGGGAGACACTGGTCAATGATGAGGCAATCAAGATTGAGGTATTTATTCGTGAGCGGGGCGAGGTGAAGCTGTTTTCGGTGGCACGCTCGCGTTTTAGTGATCACGAAGAAGGCGATTGGGCGATTTTGTGGCTGGGTCGTCCGGTGGACGCGTCAATCACACCCTTGCAGCTGGCTTCGCCCGGAAGCTGGCTGACGATGCCTCGACTCGAATTGCTGACAGCCGGATATTCCGGCGATTTATACGGGGTCAAACAGGCGACTGCGGGGACAATCGATCTACCCGATCTTGATCGGTGCCGAACGGGTACCCACAGTATGGTGCGAACCGAGGTGGGCTTCCAGTTTGTCAGCGGTCGGGATGAGGATGAAGTGTGTACGGCTTTTGCCGGGAATTCGGGCGGCCCCTTGCTGCTGTGGAATGCGGATGCACAGGCTTATCAGATTGTTGCACTCTATGTTTCCGGCCCCCGCCCGGATGAAACCAATCAATTGCTCACACGGGGGCTGCGCGACCAGCTGGATCGTCTCTCGCAGACCTTGCAGTTAGCCTACCCCTCAGACCTTAAGACCGTGCCGGGTATCGGCCGGGTTCGCACCACACTGGCTAACATGACCTCGGGGATCAATACCTTCCATTGGATTCTTGCTCGGGATTTGATCGCGGTGCTCAAGAAGGAAGGCATTGCTGATGTGCAGGGTGATTACGATCAGATTCGCCAAGCGCTGCAGCCGCTCTCGAGTTTTTCTGCGTTGCGCGGCGATCAGCCTTGGCCAAATCTGCTGAGCTGGATGAGTAAGGATTTTGTTGCACTGGTGCAGTCAGACAAATGGGCGCGAAAGTGGATCAAACGTGGCGGCACACAGGCGCCCTGGAGCATTGGCGACACCTTGCATACTTTGCCGGACAAGCTGGCCAGAGATGGCGCGTGGTTCGTGTATTTCGACCAATGTGGTCTGATCCCAGAAGAACAGTTCATCGGCCATGAAGCGTCGACGATTGCGCGCTGTCAGGGAGAACAATCCAATCTGGGCAGCGAAATCCGGATCCGCCTGCAGGGCGAAGATGCCTATCTGGTATTAAGGGACGATGCAGAGGCGCGTGTGGTCTATGTGGTGCGGCGGTTGCTCACCTCGGTTAAACATTGA